In Leopardus geoffroyi isolate Oge1 chromosome B4, O.geoffroyi_Oge1_pat1.0, whole genome shotgun sequence, the DNA window GCTTTCTATTTTCACCCCAAATGGAATTTACATATCTGTGCGAATTGTTTTTGTTGCGATCAGCTCAACTGGTTTCAGAGATAAGAAGTTGGTAGGTTTGTCTTTACTCCTCCTCTTTATATTGGAATTATGttattgttttttccccttaatttttatgtaatttatttagaatataatCTATACCTGAACGTTAAACATCCATAAtcccagaaagcaggaaaacaagcCAGAAAGCAGCCAATTTTAAttaagcaattattattttttggtcaTTTCCTGAAatttgcggggtggggggcgggagggaggtaAAGAGCTGCGGTTAGACTTCCATGTGTTAGCGCCTACCCTGAGGGGTTTGCTGGTAGATATCACACGgcccgcccccacctcccaaccAGTGTAAGTGTTGGAGTGGACAGACCCGTACCACCAGGGGGAGCTGTCTGCTCCTTTTTTCTGTGGCCCGCCTGGGTCCTCCAGGGTTGCCATTGCCTCTGGCGTGGAAGGAGATTTCATCCCGGCTGGGGGTTCCTCCGAAACGGTAACTGGGGAAGCTCTTCCCCTTCATCAGGCTTTGTCACCATTGCGGTGCCTCCAAAGGCACCTGTGTTTGGATGTGCGGTGGCTGAAGTTTTTCTCCTTTGAGGCTAGAGGACCTGGGGCGCGTCAGGGTGCTAGAAGGCAAATAGCCCAGGAGACTGGCTGGGTATTATCAGTGGGGAAAATGGGACAAGTGTTGTGTGTAGGTATGGGCCTCAGTGGATGGTGCTACATGAATCTCCTTTCAGTACGCAGACCActcgttggggtgcctgggtggctcagttggttcagggcctgacttcggctcaggtcatgatctgcggtctgtgagttcaagccccgcgtcaggctctgtgctggcagctcagagcctggagcctccttcagattctggctccttctctctctgcccccacccctccactctctgtctctctctctcaaaaataaaaaaaataaaaatacatagaccACTTGTTAAGCATCTGTTACCTACTGAGCATTAGCGATCCCGAGATGTCGCGCGGACTCACTTCCGCCAGCCACCTGCCTGGTGGAGAAGCAGCACAGCATGCCGAAAACACGTTCTGAGAATAGAGAGGTGTAGTGGAACCCCCCTgatggttttctctttctcataatgCAAGCGCCCGACCTAAGCTTTGATTGGCACAGCATCCACTTCCAAGAGGGTTATGACTAGATAAAGACTAGATGAAGTCAGCCACATGACTGGATAAAAAGCCAGGCTGCCTTCTTTCGCTCAAGCTCCTCTGGTTTAGAGGTCTTGGTTGGTTTCGATAACTAACCCTTTGGGCtgcttgtttttcctcttttagcacttaaaaaaaaatttttttttaacgtttattcatttttgagagagagagacagagcatgagcaggggaggggcagagagagagggagacacagaatccgaaacagggtccgggctcagagctgtcagcagagcccgatacggggcttgaacccgcaaactgtgagatcatgacctgagctgaaatcagacacccaactgactgagccacccaggtgccttaactttaaatttctgcttttatgtttttttttttttttttaatttttttttttcaacgtttatttatttttgggacagagagagacagagcatgaacgggggaggggcagagagagagggagacacagaatcggaaacaggctccaggctctgagccatccgcccagagcccgacgcggggctcgaactcacagaccgcgagatcgtgacctggctgaagtcggacgcttaaccgactgcgccacccaggcgcccctctgcttttatgttttaaattcatcgATAAAGAGTGAGCCTATGAAACTCTTGACCCCAGTAAAAGCGGAAGCCCAGGCCTGTgtgctctctgtttctgcccACCACCTTCCTGTGTGGTGCCAGGTGGCTATGTCATTTACGGGGCTTATAAGTAATgaccttttcttccccccaaagTTTCACAATGGTTACTGCCGAAGGGCATCTTGCAATCATAAGAAAAACCACGAAGGCCACCACATTGGTTATTGATAGGCTGAGACCAGCACAAAACCATAGTATGGAGACATTAATTTCACAGGATGAAAATGGAGAGGAGGGTGGAAGTGGTGATTTATTTAACTTTCAGCTAATGTTTATCGAGTGCCTGCTATGTTCCGGAAACTGTTTCAGGCACTGGGGATACCTCAGTGAAAAGAATAGAAACCCTTGCCCTCATGGTGCTTACATTctagtgaagaaaacaaagaaaacagacaagTAACTTATATAGTATATTAGATAGTGAGAAATGCTACAAagtgaataagttctagagatctgcgtTACAACATGGTGCCTCTAGTTAACAATACAGTGTCATGGCTTAAAAACTTGTTAAGAGGGTTAATCTCATGCTAAGATGCCAAGTGTTCTtaacacacacgtgtgcacacatagGCACAAGAAATCTTTTGGAGGTGATAgatatgtttattaccttgattgtggGAATGGTATCATGGGTATatgcatatgtccaaactcacTAAAATGTATACATTGACTACATGCCATTTTTTGTGTATTAAATATATCTCaaaatagctgaaaaaaaaaaaagaagtgctaaggacaaaaataaagcagggaataTATGCGGGAAGtggcaattaaaaaatttttttttaatgtttatttatttttgagaaagagagagagagagagagaaagcacaggtgtgggaggggcagagagagagaaggagacacagaatctaaagcaggctccaggctctgagctgtcagcacaaagcccaacgcggggctcaaactcacggaccacaagatcatgacctaagccaaagtcagacgtttaactgactgagccacgcagatgtccctaaaaacattttttttttagaacaaactatcggaaagagaaattaagaaaacagctccatttataatagcatcaaaaagaataaaaatagttaggaatacatttaacaagGTGGTAACAGATGTTTACAGTAAAACTCTAGGAGATACATGTCAATATAATGCAACAGTATTCAGCCaccacaaagaaggaaatcctgccatttataTCAGTGTGGCTAGAACTTGAGGGCATTaggctaattgaaataagtcaaacagagaaggGTGCGTTGTGTATTCACTCACTTATGTAGGATCTAGGAAAACCTGAATTTGTAGAGacagagtagattggtggttgccaggagctgggaagtgggggaaatgggtgacaGAGGACAAAGGGTATGAAGTTCTGGTGATAACATGAAAGTCAAGAGCATGAAGAGAGGACGCgtttggggatgggggtggggggtgtgtaTTACTTTCCTAGGGCTTCCATAATAAAGTCAAATGGATGACTTTGAATGACAAATTTATTGTAGGGCCATACTCTCTCTGAAACTGGTAGGGGagaatcctttcttgcctcttctagcttctggtgtttgCCGGCAATTCTTGGCGTTCCTGGTCTTACCAATGCATCACTGCAGTCCCTGACTCCATGTCGCATGGTCATCTACCCTTGATGTGTCTTCACATCATAGGTGACTCTATGTCCAACTttctctcttcttacaaggacagcagtcatattggattatggGCCCACCATAGTCCAGTATGACCTTCGCTAATTTATATCCGCAATGAttcaatttccaaataaggtcaccttcGGAGGGACCAGGGGTTAAAACTTCCACAAatctttttgggggacacaacTGAACACATAAAAGGGTGGCAGTCTACTTGAGTGTGAAGTGCCCTATTTACCCAGGGTTGATTGTAGCTGGCGctcggggtcggggggggggggcttctacTGGAGGTCTCTCTGTGCTTCGTAGGCAGTGCTGTCAGAAATGGAGAATGTGTCGTcatggtgggaggagggaggaaggagatgaATTTCTTCACCCCATTTAAAACAGGGTCtatgtcggggtgcctgggtggctcagtcggttaagcatctgagttcagctcaggtcatgatctcatggtttgtgagttcaagccccacataggactctgtgctgacagtgtggagccttcctggaattcgctctctccctccctctctctctgcccctgcccccctctcaaaataaataatacatgaaaaataaataaaacagggtcTAGGTCGAATGCTGTCACTCCCAGGATAGAGGGGGTGGGTGTTAGGTGGGGTGGAGGAAGGACCATCTAGAATCAAGGACTCTGGGAGGGTTAGAAAGCACACCTGCCACACACCAGGCTTGGGAAGAGGGTTGGCAGGAAAGCGTTGTCCTGTCTTCCTCCACAGTCATGAAtattcttcccctgctcacctgtGTGCAGAGTGTGAAGTGCGATCCCAGACTGTGGTGGAGGGAAATGGGGTACGCTAATCACATGGATTGTTGCAGTGGGTTAATAGGCCTTTTAGTCAAGTGCCAGCTCTCACTGCAGCGGCTCATTATTTTACTGATCTGGTCTAATTAGCCATTGCCCTTCACTTGGGCCCAGTGTAGAAAGGGTGAATGGAAGGCAGGAGGGATGCATTTTTAATAAGGGCACCAGAAAATGGCTTTAATAGAGTGACTTGGGCTTTGCCTATTTTCAGGATGACAAATCCTGGTTCTTTGGAGGttgatttaatttttggaaaTGCTCAAATGTCATGAGGCACTCTATGTGAGTGATTAGACCAGAACTGGAGAGGCATTTGCACTAGAAGGAGGCCCAGCATGTGTGGCTGGTGGCTCAGTGCAAATGAAAGGGTTTGTTAGGGGTTGTGTCCTCAAGGAAGGCTTGACAGGCCCAAGGGCCTGGGTCAGGACACCCAGGGTCTCTTGGCGTTCCAGCGGATGGCTttgctccccacctcctcccgggCCCGCCCCACAGAGCACAGGCACACAGCATGTTGGATGCTTCAGTTTAATCGTTCTGGGCTGCAAGCATGTTTAAGGCTTTGAGTCCAGGGGCCCCgttcttttcaaattcttagACTCATCTTAGAGCAAAGGAACTGGAAGCgagtttcttcagtttttctgcTAATTCAACTCCACCTAGAAGAAAGCAGAGGTGAGAATGAGGCtcacaggccccaggccccagctccaccctgtccttcctcctcaACTCCCTCTTCTGCTTTGCCACCTCACCCAGCCCCTGGACAGCTTTGCGTGGGAGTCAGAGGGATGGAAGGCAGATTCACCAGAGCCTCAGGGACCCGCCCGCGCCTTCCCCATCTGGACAGGCTCCGCAGTGGGAAGGCTGGGGCTGAGACCCAGGGGCAATCTGGCATCAGGCTACCCTGTGGTTTGAGTGTGTGTGAGAAACTGGGGACGTTTGAAGACAACAGGAGAGAAGATTcagtggggaggggctgtggcAGTTCCAGGTCTCTGGGCAAGGGGGTCCTGACCCACCTCCTGCCCCTGGATGATGAGTGGTGAGTATTCCTGTTCCCACAAGGCTCTGCCTTGGGATATACTCACGTTCATAAAGTTTTCCTTCACGcagtttttttcttgcttcttgaaagCCCTGTTCTGCTACCAAGCTACCTTTGCTCACCAGGAATTCTAATTTTGGAGCAGAAGAATCACATTAGCAGAAAAGTCCCATCATTTCGAGAaaactcccccttccccctcctgcccctcaccaGACATGGTTCCTATACAAATCCCTAAAGTGAAGAAGTTTTGCTGAGGGGCCCAGCTTCTTCTCTTAGGAAGGCGGGTGGGCCAGGAAAGAAACCATGGAAGGTGCAGGCAACAAAATCTATCGCGGAAGCTGTGTGAGTGGGTACAGTGTGAGCCCCTACTTGCGACTTTACGGTCGGGGGAATGAGTATGTCTGCTTCTCCCTGGACTCGTCTCTGTGGGAGGAAGTGTCATGGAGGCCTGCCACCAGAGATTCCTCTGGGTTGTCATCTGGCGTAGAGACAGAGACTTACTCAGTGGGTTTAGTCCTTCTTTACTTGTGGCGGCGCTGTTTGGCTCCTGGGGTGTCTCTTGGGGTGAAACAGTTTCCGCTGGGGATGTAGTCACTTCAGGTTCAGCTGCAAACACGCCAATTTGTTGATTTTAGCAAAGTCAAATGGTTTTTAGTTTTGGAACGAGTGGCAGGGCCCAGGATACCTAGTATGTGCTGGGGGCCAGGCTACGGAGATGATACGATTTCTACACACAAGTGCCTGTGAGGGACTGAACGTTTATGTCCCCCTCCAAATTCGTATATTGAAATCCTACCCCTCAATATGATGGTCTTAGGAGGTGGGGCCTATGatgtaattaggtcatgagggtggagctcttatgaatgggattaatgtctttataaaagagaccccagggctctttctgccatgtgaggatgtggtgaaaacTCAGCAGTCTGTAATCTGGAAGAGGGTCCTTACTAGAACCTGatcatgctggcaccttgatcttggatttccagcctccagaattgtgggaaataaatgtctgttgtttaagccatccagtctgtggtgaTTTGCTGTACAGCCCGGAGGGACTAAGACAGTGCCTCTTGGATGGCAGGGTTGGAGGGCAGGGTTGCATGCTTCTAATGGGCAGGGTTGGGGAGGTATTTGGGCTAGGATATGGGGGGAATCAAGGAGCTAGTCAGAGCGACGCTGGGTCTTGAAAGCAGGATTTTGGCAGGGAGGATATTCTAAAGGGGCTTCCTTGGGGGCAGGAAGTCAGTCAGTCAGCCAGAGTTCTGGGGAAGGTGTGTATAGGATAGGAATGGAGAATGCAAACAAGTTCAGTTTAGTTGATGTGGGCTGTACATGAAGGAGAAGCATGGAAAACCAGGATGCAAATGGTGTCTGAAGCAGGATATCGGGCAACTTGCTAAGGAGTTGGGAGTTACAGGAAGTGTGTGTAGGTGAAGGTATTAATACCGCATGGGTATCATTTCCCTTATCACTCAACCtcatctttttctcccttttatccATAACAAACCCTTTCCCCATTCTTCCTACTGATCTTGCCTGCCTGGGTTGTCCCATTTCATCCTTAGCCTTGTTGCACCCCAATCCATGCTCCTCTTGTTACCACCAAGAGcaggacccacccccaccccccatgcctcTTCCAGCCTCCACCCACATCCCTGGCTGTTAGACCCTCCCCTTGAGCACAGGGACAGGAGGGACAGAAGGACTCACTGGCCACAGTCCCCGGAGTAGCCTCGGTGGGATCAGAGGAGGCATCTTCTGCAGTGGAAGAAAGAGGTGACAGTAAGGACTGAACCTGACCCATCTGAGCCATCCTACCTCCCACTCTGTATCCTCAGCTCTAAGGAGAGTTCATGGACACAGGGAGACACATTTCCCTATTGGTGAAATGTGCCCTTCTGCCTCATCAGTAGACCCACCAAGCACTCTGTCTGGTGTTTAACCCCTCCTACAGTTGTTTGAAGCAGGTTCTCCCGGGAGAAGTGTAATATGCTCTGAAAACTGCCCTCCTCCAGATTGCCTCTGGCCTGTGAGGGTGCCGTGAGATTCGCGCCAGGGAATTGGCTGTGGTTGGAGGCGCTCAGGCTCCTCTGTGGCTGAGGGGGACAGTGCAGGGGCCATGGGGCCATGCATGAGTGATTTCTGGGATTGGACTCCAGCCCTCCTTGTCTCTGTTCTTTCAACACAATGTTTATGCAAAGTGCTCTGCTAAGTGGAGGGGGTTCAGTGCTGAAGAAGGTGGAAAGACCCTGCCCTGACCCAGCTTACATTCCATGACGTAATTATTGAGTCACCGTGTGACGGTGCTAGAGGGGTAAGTGTGGAGTGGTGTGATAACAGCAAGCAGGGTCTAATTTTTCCTACATGTTCATGGAAGGCTTTTTTGAGGAATTGATATCTGAACTGagatttgacagatgagaaagcaTTGGCCAGGTGACATTCTGGATTGGCTGGAGGAAAGTgacaaggagaggaaaagaattccaggcagaaagaagagCAAGAAGGAAGGCCCCAGTGTTCGAGGAGCAGCAGGGCTGTCCTGGCACGAATAgcgcttttcttttcttttttttttttttttttttgctcttctcaGGAAGAGGCATCCAGAGACACAAGGCCATGGGCAGGGCCCATTGCTTGGCAAATGGACCATGGGCTAGATTTCAGCCCCTTCCATCCCCTGCCTGGCACCCCTGTGCAGGGGACAACCTGCACCTCTGTGTGGTGGCCCAGAAGGCCTGTAAGaaggccagggtggctggagcaTAGTGGATAAAGGAAGGTGTGTGAGGGGATGGGCTGGAGAGCAGACAGCGCCAGGGGGTTCCCGGCTCCC includes these proteins:
- the LACRT gene encoding extracellular glycoprotein lacritin isoform X1: MRFSALLFLAALAGALVCAQDASSDPTEATPGTVATEPEVTTSPAETVSPQETPQEPNSAATSKEGLNPLKFLVSKGSLVAEQGFQEARKKLREGKLYERGVELAEKLKKLASSSFALR
- the LACRT gene encoding extracellular glycoprotein lacritin isoform X2, whose protein sequence is MRFSALLFLAALAGALVCAPEPEVTTSPAETVSPQETPQEPNSAATSKEGLNPLKFLVSKGSLVAEQGFQEARKKLREGKLYERGVELAEKLKKLASSSFALR